One window from the genome of Tachysurus vachellii isolate PV-2020 chromosome 5, HZAU_Pvac_v1, whole genome shotgun sequence encodes:
- the phc1 gene encoding polyhomeotic-like protein 1 isoform X1, translated as MKSETERRGSGAPAQSSMEQAEDQSSSGSSSSSTTGSGGNTRPAQISQMSLYERQAVQALQALQRQPNAAQYFQQLMLQQQINSAQLHNLAAVQQATLAASRQSSSPNTSVSAVSTAQCTGNLSSTSGGATMTNPRPVGPATSVTSSALSQSVLLSGNSAGQRQMYLRVNRSLRAPQLIFMPGGAATTAVATVAQQQPQQQQQQPQQQQQEIPPTTSSTQSDMDQVQNLALHCASAPRIAAVKTEYPDRKDPSSFSLGPQSQQQQQFSPSAQQINTNKLPTPPSSTSSSLSSSSSSSSPSLPLSQLLLSPSRLTPAATVTHILVPSSNVPTSSLGYPKPSVTAQTLVVQPLQQQQQNGGDKMAGPVPIQPKTAQSSRLSSQLPPRQPPPILPAPPPSHPPHVPVQLLGSRQGALGNSQAVAVPQARTCYTQQDSSTHTPNHGSATNAVTMVTAMETGSAGSGLKVTNQNAEPSQISSSAEIQTPDGDHSSTVVPPAGETMFEQTGTTQMKPAISSLKRKSESDVAGEMTSETTAQNCPSIPDSAPPLSPAPSLDTAPEIAFSTPPTLSLSLPHPRAPLPQAVVKPQVLTHLIEGFVIQEGAEPFPVTGPIKERAEGVPVPLSMQPENSTPSVLKCEFCESFAPASQFRGTKRFCSKTCAKRYNVSCSHHFRTSRGRSSAPVYDEMARRRGPHRSSSEIACAKIAGRHLPVKCRSESSRSEEVSSCEGEEEEEEDYLSPGSSFSCSRPARCGPQMDESAQGSLPLDGDHFLSASPSHWSVEEVCRFISSLQGCEDLAGHFLSQEIDGQALLLLKEEHLMSTMNIKLGPALKICASINSLKE; from the exons ATGAaatctgagacagagagacg agggagTGGAGCTCCAGCCCAGTCCAGCATGGAGCAGGCAGAGGATCAGAGCAGCTCGGGTTCCTCCAGCAGCAGCACTACAGGCTCCGGGGGAAACACTCGACCTGCACAGATCTCACAGATGTCTCTGTACGAACGACAAGCTGTACAG gctcTGCAGGCTCTACAGCGACAGCCTAATGCAGCTCAGTATTTCCAGCAGCTGATGCTTCAACAACAGATTAACAGTGCTCAGCTTCACAACCTCGCCGCTGTTCAGCAG gccACGCTTGCTGCCAGTCGACAGTCGAGTTCTCCAAACACCAGCGTGTCTGCAGTCAGCACAGCACAGTGCACA GGTAATTTAAGCAGCACTTCTGGGGGCGCGACCATGACCAACCCCCGCCCAGTTGGCCCTGCCACATCTGTGACATCATCCGCTCTTAGCCAATCAGTGTTGCTGAGTGGAAACTCAGCAGGTCAGAGACAGATGTATCTAAGA gtgaaTCGCTCGCTCAGGGCTCCTCAGCTCATCTTTATGCCTGGTGGCGCAGCAACAACTGCTGTGGCAACAGTTGCCCAGCAGCAGCCtcagcaacaacagcaacagccccagcagcagcaacaggaaATCCCTCCCACAACTTCCAGTACCCAGTCAGATATGGACCAG GTGCAGAATCTTGCCCTGCACTGCGCTTCTGCCCCCCGAATAGCTGCCGTTAAGACCGAATACCCTGACAGGAAGGATCCTA gTTCATTCTCTCTTGGCCCACAgtctcagcagcagcagcagttttcTCCGTCAGCTCAGCAAATCAACACCAATAAACTTCCCACTCCTCCttcctccacctcttcctctctatcttcctcttcctcttcctcctctccctctctccctctctcccagcTCTTGCTCTCTCCATCTCGACTCACACCTGCTGCCACAGTGACCCACATCCTGGTCCCGAGCTCCAATGTCCCTACTTCCTCTCTGGGTTACCCCAAACCCAGTGTGACGGCTCAGACGCTGGTGGTGCAGCcgcttcagcagcagcagcagaacggAGGGGACAAAATGGCAGGCCCTGTCCCTATCCAACCGAAAACAGCCCAAAGCAGTCGTCTGTCCTCACAGTTGCCCCCTCGGCAGCCTCCGCCTATTCTCCCGGCTCCTCCCCCTTCCCACCCCCCACACGTCCCGGTCCAGTTGCTCGGTTCCAGGCAGGGGGCACTGGGAAACTCCCAGGCTGTAGCAGTCCCACAGGCCCGGACCTGCTacacccagcaggacagctccACTCACACCCCCAACCACGGCTCTGCCACTAATGCAGTCACCATGGTAACTGCTATGGAGACGGGCAGTGCTGGCTCAGGCCTTAaagtgaccaatcagaatgcagaaccCAGTCAGATCAGCTCTTCTGCTGAGATTCAAACTCCAGATGGAGATCACAGCAGCACTGTAGTGCCACCTGCTGGAGAGACTATGTTTGAACAAACTGGAACCACACAG ATGAAGCCTGCGATCAGCTCCTtgaaaagaaaatcagaatcagatgtTGCAGGTGAGATGACCTCTGAAACCACTGCTCAGAACTGTCCATCAATCCCAGACTCCGCCCCTCCACTCTCTCCTGCTCCCTCATTGGACACTG ctCCTGAGATAGCGTTCTCCACTCCACCGACACTGTCACTGTCCCTGCCTCACCCTCGAGCTCCTCTCCCCCAGGCTGTGGTCAAACCACAGGTCCTAACTCACCTTATCGAAGGCTTTGTTATTCAGGAAGGCGCTGAGCCATTTcct GTGACGGGTCCAATAAAGGAGCGGGCTGAGGGTGTTCCTGTACCTCTCTCTATGCAGCCAGAAAACAGCACCCCCTctg TGCTGAAGTGTGAGTTCTGTGAGAGTTTTGCTCCTGCCAGTCAGTTCCGTGGAACCAAACGCTTCTGCTCCAAAACCTGTGCCAAGag GTACAATGTGAGTTGCAGTCATCATTTCCGCACCAGTCGAGGCCGCAGCAGTGCGCCTGTGTATGATGAGATGGCGAGACGCAGGGGTCCTCACAGGAGCAGCTCGGAGATTGCCTGCGCTAAAATCGCTGGCAGACACCTGCCCGTAAag TGTCGCTCTGAGTCCAGTCGCTCGGAAGAGGTCTCTAGCTgtgaaggtgaagaagaagaagaggaagactATCTCTCTCCAGGCTCCTCCTTCTCCTGTTCTCGCCCCGCACGCTGTGGCCCTCAAATGGACGAGTCCGCACAAGGCAGCCTTCCATTGGATGGAGACCATTTCCTGTCTGCTAGCCCCTCCCACTGGAGTGTGGAGGAAGTGTGTCGCTTCATTTCCTCTCTGCAAG GCTGTGAGGATCTGGCGGGTCACTTCCTGTCTCAGGAGATTGATGGTCAGGCACTGCTGTTGCTGAAGGAGGAGCATCTGATGAGTACCATGAACATTAAACTGGGCCCAGCCCTCAAGATCTGCGCCTCCATCAACAGCCTGAAGGAATGA
- the phc1 gene encoding polyhomeotic-like protein 1 isoform X2, producing the protein MEQAEDQSSSGSSSSSTTGSGGNTRPAQISQMSLYERQAVQALQALQRQPNAAQYFQQLMLQQQINSAQLHNLAAVQQATLAASRQSSSPNTSVSAVSTAQCTGNLSSTSGGATMTNPRPVGPATSVTSSALSQSVLLSGNSAGQRQMYLRVNRSLRAPQLIFMPGGAATTAVATVAQQQPQQQQQQPQQQQQEIPPTTSSTQSDMDQVQNLALHCASAPRIAAVKTEYPDRKDPSSFSLGPQSQQQQQFSPSAQQINTNKLPTPPSSTSSSLSSSSSSSSPSLPLSQLLLSPSRLTPAATVTHILVPSSNVPTSSLGYPKPSVTAQTLVVQPLQQQQQNGGDKMAGPVPIQPKTAQSSRLSSQLPPRQPPPILPAPPPSHPPHVPVQLLGSRQGALGNSQAVAVPQARTCYTQQDSSTHTPNHGSATNAVTMVTAMETGSAGSGLKVTNQNAEPSQISSSAEIQTPDGDHSSTVVPPAGETMFEQTGTTQMKPAISSLKRKSESDVAGEMTSETTAQNCPSIPDSAPPLSPAPSLDTAPEIAFSTPPTLSLSLPHPRAPLPQAVVKPQVLTHLIEGFVIQEGAEPFPVTGPIKERAEGVPVPLSMQPENSTPSVLKCEFCESFAPASQFRGTKRFCSKTCAKRYNVSCSHHFRTSRGRSSAPVYDEMARRRGPHRSSSEIACAKIAGRHLPVKCRSESSRSEEVSSCEGEEEEEEDYLSPGSSFSCSRPARCGPQMDESAQGSLPLDGDHFLSASPSHWSVEEVCRFISSLQGCEDLAGHFLSQEIDGQALLLLKEEHLMSTMNIKLGPALKICASINSLKE; encoded by the exons ATGGAGCAGGCAGAGGATCAGAGCAGCTCGGGTTCCTCCAGCAGCAGCACTACAGGCTCCGGGGGAAACACTCGACCTGCACAGATCTCACAGATGTCTCTGTACGAACGACAAGCTGTACAG gctcTGCAGGCTCTACAGCGACAGCCTAATGCAGCTCAGTATTTCCAGCAGCTGATGCTTCAACAACAGATTAACAGTGCTCAGCTTCACAACCTCGCCGCTGTTCAGCAG gccACGCTTGCTGCCAGTCGACAGTCGAGTTCTCCAAACACCAGCGTGTCTGCAGTCAGCACAGCACAGTGCACA GGTAATTTAAGCAGCACTTCTGGGGGCGCGACCATGACCAACCCCCGCCCAGTTGGCCCTGCCACATCTGTGACATCATCCGCTCTTAGCCAATCAGTGTTGCTGAGTGGAAACTCAGCAGGTCAGAGACAGATGTATCTAAGA gtgaaTCGCTCGCTCAGGGCTCCTCAGCTCATCTTTATGCCTGGTGGCGCAGCAACAACTGCTGTGGCAACAGTTGCCCAGCAGCAGCCtcagcaacaacagcaacagccccagcagcagcaacaggaaATCCCTCCCACAACTTCCAGTACCCAGTCAGATATGGACCAG GTGCAGAATCTTGCCCTGCACTGCGCTTCTGCCCCCCGAATAGCTGCCGTTAAGACCGAATACCCTGACAGGAAGGATCCTA gTTCATTCTCTCTTGGCCCACAgtctcagcagcagcagcagttttcTCCGTCAGCTCAGCAAATCAACACCAATAAACTTCCCACTCCTCCttcctccacctcttcctctctatcttcctcttcctcttcctcctctccctctctccctctctcccagcTCTTGCTCTCTCCATCTCGACTCACACCTGCTGCCACAGTGACCCACATCCTGGTCCCGAGCTCCAATGTCCCTACTTCCTCTCTGGGTTACCCCAAACCCAGTGTGACGGCTCAGACGCTGGTGGTGCAGCcgcttcagcagcagcagcagaacggAGGGGACAAAATGGCAGGCCCTGTCCCTATCCAACCGAAAACAGCCCAAAGCAGTCGTCTGTCCTCACAGTTGCCCCCTCGGCAGCCTCCGCCTATTCTCCCGGCTCCTCCCCCTTCCCACCCCCCACACGTCCCGGTCCAGTTGCTCGGTTCCAGGCAGGGGGCACTGGGAAACTCCCAGGCTGTAGCAGTCCCACAGGCCCGGACCTGCTacacccagcaggacagctccACTCACACCCCCAACCACGGCTCTGCCACTAATGCAGTCACCATGGTAACTGCTATGGAGACGGGCAGTGCTGGCTCAGGCCTTAaagtgaccaatcagaatgcagaaccCAGTCAGATCAGCTCTTCTGCTGAGATTCAAACTCCAGATGGAGATCACAGCAGCACTGTAGTGCCACCTGCTGGAGAGACTATGTTTGAACAAACTGGAACCACACAG ATGAAGCCTGCGATCAGCTCCTtgaaaagaaaatcagaatcagatgtTGCAGGTGAGATGACCTCTGAAACCACTGCTCAGAACTGTCCATCAATCCCAGACTCCGCCCCTCCACTCTCTCCTGCTCCCTCATTGGACACTG ctCCTGAGATAGCGTTCTCCACTCCACCGACACTGTCACTGTCCCTGCCTCACCCTCGAGCTCCTCTCCCCCAGGCTGTGGTCAAACCACAGGTCCTAACTCACCTTATCGAAGGCTTTGTTATTCAGGAAGGCGCTGAGCCATTTcct GTGACGGGTCCAATAAAGGAGCGGGCTGAGGGTGTTCCTGTACCTCTCTCTATGCAGCCAGAAAACAGCACCCCCTctg TGCTGAAGTGTGAGTTCTGTGAGAGTTTTGCTCCTGCCAGTCAGTTCCGTGGAACCAAACGCTTCTGCTCCAAAACCTGTGCCAAGag GTACAATGTGAGTTGCAGTCATCATTTCCGCACCAGTCGAGGCCGCAGCAGTGCGCCTGTGTATGATGAGATGGCGAGACGCAGGGGTCCTCACAGGAGCAGCTCGGAGATTGCCTGCGCTAAAATCGCTGGCAGACACCTGCCCGTAAag TGTCGCTCTGAGTCCAGTCGCTCGGAAGAGGTCTCTAGCTgtgaaggtgaagaagaagaagaggaagactATCTCTCTCCAGGCTCCTCCTTCTCCTGTTCTCGCCCCGCACGCTGTGGCCCTCAAATGGACGAGTCCGCACAAGGCAGCCTTCCATTGGATGGAGACCATTTCCTGTCTGCTAGCCCCTCCCACTGGAGTGTGGAGGAAGTGTGTCGCTTCATTTCCTCTCTGCAAG GCTGTGAGGATCTGGCGGGTCACTTCCTGTCTCAGGAGATTGATGGTCAGGCACTGCTGTTGCTGAAGGAGGAGCATCTGATGAGTACCATGAACATTAAACTGGGCCCAGCCCTCAAGATCTGCGCCTCCATCAACAGCCTGAAGGAATGA
- the wnt4b gene encoding wingless-type MMTV integration site family, member 4b, with translation MPTVSSVIHPGRCLLLLLWATHLTMATNWLSLVRVPRSRPVSGSGVCVRLRGLSVGQVGVCRARAEVMESVRRASEMVIDECQHQFRNRRWNCSTTPRGVNIFGRVMYQGTREAAFVHALSSAAVAVAVTRGCSRGELERCGCDRKVRGVSPEGFQWSGCSDNLSYGVAFSQTFVDEPERLKGTSSGRPLMNIHNNEAGRKAILHNMQVECKCHGVSGSCELRTCWKVMPPFRRVGAVLKERFDGATEVRLTRIGSRAALLPKDPDVKPPAARDLVYLATSPDFCRLDPENGILGTAGRRCNGTSRLAPDSCELLCCGPGFRSGRAEVVQRCSCKFSWCCSVRCQQCRNTVLIHTCRE, from the exons ATGCCCACAGTCTCTTCTGTCATTCATCCAGGACGATGCCTCCTGTTGTTGCTATGGGCAACCCATCTCACCATGGCAACCAACTGGCT TTCTCTGGTGCGTGTGCCACGCTCTCGGCCCGTGTCtggttcaggggtgtgtgttcGTCTGCGGGGTCTGTCTGTGGGGCAGGTGGGAGTGTGTAGGGCACGAGCGGAAGTGATGGAGTCTGTACGCAGAGCGTCTGAGATGGTCATCGAcgag tgTCAGCATCAATTCCGTAATCGGAGGTGGAACTGCTCTACTACTCCTCGTGGTGTTAATATCTTTGGCCGTGTTATGTATCAAG GGACACGGGAGGCAGCTTTTGTCCATGCCCTCTCCTCTGCAGCTGTCGCCGTTGCAGTGACGCGAGGCTGCAGCCGAGGGGAGCTGGAGAGGTGCGGCTGTGACCGTAAGGTCAGGGGAGTTAGTCCTGagg GGTTTCAGTGGTCGGGGTGTTCTGATAATCTGTCATACGGTGTTGCGTTCTCTCAGACGTTCGTCGATGAGCCTGAGCGACTGAAGGGCACATCATCGGGCCGACCGCTAATGAATATCCACAATAATGAAGCAGGACGGAAG gCTATCCTCCACAACATGCAGGTGGAGTGTAAATGTCATGGTGTTTCGGGGTCCTGTGAGCTCAGAACCTGCTGGAAGGTGATGCCTCCTTTCCGCAGAGTCGGCGCTGTACTGAAGGAAAGGTTCGACGGAGCAACAGAG GTGCGTTTGACTCGTATCGGTTCTCGTGCCGCTCTACTGCCCAAGGACCCTGATGTGAAGCCGCCTGCTGCCCGAGATCTCGTCTACTTGGCCACCTCTCCTGATTTCTGTCGCTTGGACCCTGAGAACGGCATTCTGGGAACAGCTGGCCGCCGCTGCAATG GAACATCACGTTTAGCCCCAGACAGCTGTGAGCTGCTGTGCTGTGGTCCGGGTTTCCGCTCGGGGCGAGCCGAAGTGGTTCAGCGCTGTTCCTGTAAATTCTCATGGTGCTGCTCGGTTCGGTGTCAGCAGTGCAGAAACACAGTGCTCATACACACCTgcagagagtga